A region from the Fusarium musae strain F31 chromosome 1, whole genome shotgun sequence genome encodes:
- a CDS encoding hypothetical protein (EggNog:ENOG41), whose protein sequence is MGVVEALLEQISVKTAFIVLFIAYVAYSIICRIDEHRRIRRLGRYGPQLKTYAPWSLDLVVRFVRSTVKHNNLASWRDGIFGPLNSWTAEARLLGVRTIFTADPANLKAILATQFVDYGKGQPFHAEWKDFLGDSIFTTDGPSWHASRQLIRPQFTRDRVSDLHCFEAHMQTLFKAIANRGPLQGEGQFVDMNNTDGKVLDISDLFFRYTLDVATEFLLGWDVKSLTTPKQEFAEAFNEVQHIQNIIARVGKLRHIIPKYRFWRGLNTVNHFINFYIERALRLSPEELASKTKDDHSYTFLHALAGFTRDRTVLRDQIIAVLLAGRDTTAATLSWTLYELGRYPNAVKRLRAEIISTLGTERTPTYEDLKSMSYLKAVLNETLRLYPAVPFNVRLALKDTTLPRGGGPDGSEPLPVLKDSPVAYSTLVMQRRSDLYPPISDTFADPQIFSPERWAHWHPKPHDYIPFNAGPRICIGQQFALTEMSYVLVRLFQKFNRVESQMKDIDGGEPLLKADIVLSPGQGVKVAFWEAQD, encoded by the exons ATGGGTGTTGTGGAAGCTCTTCTGGAGCAAATCTCCGTCAAGACGGCattcatcgtcctcttcatcgcctATGTAGCCTATTCTATCATCTGCCGCATTGACGAACACCGAAGAATTAGACGCCTCGGTCGCTATGGACCTCAACTGAAAACATATGCTCCTTGGA GCCTGGATCTCGTCGTGAGATTCGTCAGATCTACCGTCAAACACAACAACCTGGCTTCCTGGAGAGATGGTATCTTTGGACCCTTGAACTCATGGACGGCTGAGGCTCGTCTTCTTGGTGTCCGGACAATCTTCACCGCCGACCCAGCGAACCTCAAAGCGATATTGGCAACCCAATTCGTCGACTACGGCAAAGGACAGCCCTTCCACGCAGAATGGAAGGACTTTCTCGGCGACAGTATCTTCACTACTGATGGCCCTTCCTGGCATGCTAGTCGACAGCTCATCAGGCCTCAGTTCACAAGGGACCGCGTGAGTGACTTGCATTGCTTCGAGGCCCATATGCAGACTCTTTTCAAGGCCATTGCAAACCGAGGGCCACTTCAAGGCGAGGGCCAGTTTGTCGACATGAACAATACAGATGGAAAGGTCTTGGACATCAGCGATTTATTCTTCCGCTATACTCTCGACGTAGCTACTGAGTTTCTTCTCGGATGGGATGTCAAGTCTCTCAC GACACCAAAGCAAGAATTCGCAGAAGCCTTCAATGAAGTCCAGCACATTCAAAACATCATCGCTCGTGTCGGAAAACTGCGCCACATCATCCCCAAGTATCGTTTCTGGCGCGGTCTCAACACGGTCAACCACTTCATCAACTTCTACATTGAACGTGCACTCCGTCTAAGCCCCGAAGAGCTGGCTTCCAAGACAAAGGACGATCACAGCTATACGTTTCTGCATGCACTTGCTGGCTTTACACGAGACCGAACAGTGCTCCGTGATCAGATAATCGCTGTTCTGCTTGCGGGCCGAGATACCACCGCTGCGACACTATCATGGACTCTCTATGAACTTGGCAGATATCCTAATGCTGTAAAAAGGTTGCGTGCTGAGATCATCTCCACTCTTGGGACTGAGCGCACGCCAACATATGAGGATCTCAAGAGTATGAGTTATCTCAAGGCTGTTCTCAACGAGACTCTTCGTCTATACCCGGCTGTTCCTTTCAACGTTCGTCTTGCTCTCAAGGATACAACTCTCCCTCGCGGCGGCGGCCCAGATGGTTCTGAGCCACTCCCCGTTCTGAAGGACTCGCCAGTTGCATATTCCACCCTCGTCATGCAGAGACGTTCGGACCTGTATCCTCCTATCAGCGATACTTTTGCCGATCCTCAGATCTTCAGCCCAGAGAGATGGGCCCACTGGCACCCCAAGCCCCATGATTATATCCCTTTCAACGCTGGTCCTAGAATCTGCATCGGTCAGCAGTTTGCTTTGACTGAGATGAGCTATGTTCTGGTCCGCCTATTCCAGAAGTTTAATCGTGTGGAGAGTCAGATGAAGGACATTGATGGAGGTGAGCCGCTCCTCAAGGCAGACATTGTCTTGTCACCAGGTCAGGGAGTCAAGGTTGCATTCTGGGAAGCCCAGGATTAG
- a CDS encoding hypothetical protein (EggNog:ENOG41~BUSCO:EOG092621GY), which yields MSRRRAESTAVALLSSPAKSHLQPPLRRLDGIRSLSTSSALARRRPIVACNYTQSFNNGRTFVSQAKDANIAVLGGGLTGLTAAYYLAKKLPSTAKITLYESSDRLGGWIKTDRVPVDIEGKSGTLSFERGARSLSSLVGNTFRFDDLVLYDLALDLGLAINSPSQQPRYIYYPDHLVPTPPNISIFDMLREPLYLEIIGASLGLGINSLRKRTLPSKDYSVSEWLYAVSNSRKGIGNLASAMMHGIYGGDIHKLSARCVLDRLYWGWYLPNPGLSVRPMPVAEQALLETLGQDKQIQKMALEPRSALVDFGDKGMESLPQALSAALREQPNITIKTGEAVQDVVYNKANQQVHITSSNAKDKSKHNSKVYDKVISTLSAQDIARLAGNKLPSLSTAHSVSVMTVNIWFPQENLKPPGFGYLIPNSVAPELNPEHALGVFFDSDVQTRSKDEPAGTKLFVLMGGHYYDRPDVTPPTEEEAIIQARNLLERHLGIPRDAPAYATANFARECIPQHYVGHQDRLKAAHTELTQNFGGRLAVAGGSFTRIGAVASLRAGYDAATAAKKGLEATGLEYLNDIQQFSVVATSHIPVRHFK from the exons ATGAGTCGCCGTCGAGCAGAATCTACGGCTGTAGCTCTCCTGAGCTCACCAGCGAAATCCCACCTCCAACCGCCCCTCCGACGTCTCGATGGCATCCGCAGCCTCAGCACAAGCTCGGCACTGGCTCGGCGACGACCCATTGTCGCCTGCAATTACACCCAGTCCTTCAACAATGGACGTACATTTGTGTCGCAGGCGAAGGACGCGAATATCGCAGTCTTGGGAGGCGGGTTGACCGGTCTCACGGCGGCATACTACCTCGCAAAGAAGCTCCCCTCGACGGCCAAGATTACATTATACGAATCGAGCGATAGATTGGGAGGATGGATCAAGACAGATAGAGTCCCCGTTGATATTGAGGGGAAGAGTGGTACCTTGTCTTTTGAGCGCGGTGCTCGGTCGTTGTCTTCTCTAGTTGGCAACACATTTCGCTTCGACGACCTTGTTCTCTACGATCTG GCTCTCGATCTTGGACTCGCTATCAACTCCCCTAGTCAACAGCCACGATACATCTACTACCCAGATCATCTCGTTCCCACACCCCCCAATATTAGTATCTTTGATATGCTCCGTGAGCCGCTCTACCTTGAGATAATCGGTGCCAGTCTTGGACTGGGTATCAACTCTTTGCGCAAGAGAACTCTCCCTTCCAAGGACTACTCGGTATCTGAATGGCTCTACGCCGTGAGCAACAGTCGAAAGGGCATAGGTAACTTGgcttcagccatgatgcaTGGTATCTATGGCGGTGATATCCACAAGCTGAGCGCTCGCTGTGTTCTGGATCGCTTGTATTGGGGCTGGTACCTGCCAAACCCCGGCTTGTCGGTGCGCCCTATGCCTGTGGCTGAGCAGGCTCTCCTCGAAACCCTGGGCCAGGACAAGCAGATTCAGAAGATGGCCCTGGAGCCAAGGAGTGCGCTGGTGGACTTTGGTGACAAGGGCATGGAGTCGCTGCCGCAAGCTCTATCTGCTGCCCTACGGGAGCAACCGAATATCACTATAAAAACCGGCGAGGCCGTGCAGGATGTCGTTTACAATAAAGCTAACCAGCAAGTTCAT ATTACAAGTTCCAACGCCAAGGACAAGTCCAAGCACAACTCCAAGGTATACGATAAGGTCATCTCAACGCTATCTGCACAAGACATTGCTCGTCTCGCAGGAAACAAACTCCCTTCGCTCTCAACAGCACACTCTGTCTCTGTCATGACTGTCAACATCTGGTTCCCTCAAGAAAATCTGAAGCCTCCCGGTTTCGGCTATCTCATCCCTAACTCCGTGGCCCCTGAGCTTAACCCTGAGCACGCTCTCGGTGTCTTTTTTGATTCTGACGTCCAGACTCGCTCCAAGGATGAACCCGCTGGTACCAAGCTCTTCGTCCTCATGGGCGGCCACTACTACGATCGTCCTGATGTCACCCCCCCTACTGAGGAAGAGGCCATTATCCAAGCTCGCAATCTGCTCGAGCGTCATCTCGGCATCCCACGCGATGCTCCAGCTTATGCCACGGCCAATTTTGCTAGAGAGTGCATCCCTCAGCACTATGTTGGCCACCAGGATCGCCTAAAGGCTGCGCACACCGAGTTAACACAGAACTTTGGCGGGCGACTTGCTGTCGCTGGTGGTTCATTCACTCGCATTGGTGCTGTTGCCAGCCTGCGCGCCGGCTATGATGCTGCCACGGCGGCGAAGAAGGGCCTTGAAGCGACGGGCTTGGAGTATCTTAACGACATTCAGCAATTTTCTGTCGTTGCGACTTCACATATCCCTGTGCGGCATTTTAAGTAG
- a CDS encoding hypothetical protein (EggNog:ENOG41~CAZy:GH20) produces MWSKAKALLAIAAFALAPVDAIWPVPKKISTGDKVLFIDQSIDITYNGDFVCWTPPGSVFDSCNHSAQLDTETLLEKQMPYTYNYQPDAGSKFNSKQIVQAGVSRALQAIFNDNFVPWKLRERNSDFEPDLQKKQWVKSLKIVQTEEDDKSTFKPLAGEVDESYSLTLSEKGEASIKAKSSTGILHGLETFLQLFFKHSSGTSWYTPHAPVAIQDAPEYPHRGILLDVARSFFEVEHIKRTIDAMSWSKLNRLHLHITDSQSWPLEIPALPKLAEKGAYRKGLTYSPEDLAGIYEYGIHRGVEVIMEIDMPGHIGVVELAYKDLIVAYNEKPYQWWCKEPPCGAFRMNSTDVYDFLDTLFEDLFPRISPYSAYFHAGGDELNHNDSMLDPGVRSNKTEVLAPLLQKFVDYTHGKIRDAGLTPFVWEEMITEWNMTLGKDVVIQSWLGNGAVKAMAEAGHKVIDSDYNFWYLDCGRGQWLNFDNGEAFKTYYPFNDWCGPTKSWRLIYSHDPRAGLSEEAAKLVLGGEAAVWTETIDSVNLDTIVWPRAAVMGEVLWSGRTDASGQNRSQYDAAPRLAELRERMVARGVSASPIQMPFCTQGNATECAQFEG; encoded by the exons ATGTggtccaaggccaaggctctCCTGGCCATCGCCGCCTTCGCCCTCGCTCCCGTCGACGCCATATGGCCAGTGCCCAAGAAGATCTCAACGGGAGACAAGGTGCTCTTCATCGATCAAAGCATCGATATCACCTACAATGGAGACTTTGTATGCTGGACACCCCCTGGTTCTGTTTTTGATTCCTGTAACCACTCCGCGCAACTTGATACTGAGACATTGCTTGAAAAACAGATGCCCTACACTTATAACTACCAGCCTGATGCCGGTTCCAAGTTCAACAGCAAGCAGATCGTCCAGGCCGGTGTCTCGCGTGCTCTTCaggccatcttcaacgaCAACTTTGTGCCATGGAAGCTTCGTGAACGCAACTCGGATTTTGAGCCCGAtctgcagaagaagcagtgGGTCAAGTCACTCAAGATTGTCCAaaccgaggaggatgacaagAGCACTTTCAAGCCTCTTGCTGGCGAGGTTGATGAATCGTATTCACTCACACTTtctgagaagggcgaggccTCTATCAAGGCCAAATCATCCACGGGTATCCTGCACGGACTTGAGACATTCTtgcagctcttcttcaaacaCAGCTCTGGCACTTCATGGTACACGCCACACGCGCCTGTCGCCATCCAGGATGCGCCCGAGTATCCCCATCGCGGTATTCTGCTTGACGTTGCCCGTAGTTTCTTCGAGGTTGAACACATTAAGCGCACCATCGATGCCATGTCCTGGAGCAAGCTGAATCGCCTTCACCTTCACATAACTGACTCGCAGTCTTGGCCTCTTGAAATTCCTGCTCTGCCCAAGCTGGCAGAGAAGGGAGCATACCGCAAGGGCCTCACCTACTCTCCCGAGGACCTAGCCGGAATCTACGAGTATGGTATCCACCGCGGAGTCGAGGTGATCATGGAGATTGACATGCCCGGCCACATTGGTGTGGTTGAGCTTGCATACAAGGATCTCATCGTCGCATACAACGAGAAGCCATATCAGTGGTGGTGTAAGGAACCGCCCTGTGGTGCGTTCCGAATGAACAGTACCGACGTGTATGACTTCCTCGACACCTTGTTCGAGGATCTTTTCCCTCGCATCTCACCATACAGCGCATACTTCCACGCTGGCGGCGATGAGCTCAACCACAACGACTCCATGCTCGACCCGGGTGTGCGCTCCAACAAGACTGAAGTCCTGGCACCTCTCCTGCAGAAGTTTGTCGACTACACTCACGGCAAGATTCGCGACGCTGGATTGACTCCGTTTGTTTGGGAGGAGATGATTACTGAGTGGAATATGACACTCGGTAAGGATGTCGTGATTCAGTCGTGGCTCGGCAACGGCGCTGTCAAGGCCATGGCTGAGGCTGGTCACAAGGTCATCGACAGTGATTATAACTTCTGG TATCTTGATTGTGGTCGTGGACAATGGCTCAACTTTGATAACGGCGAGGCTTTCAAGACCTACTACCCCTTCAACGACTGGTGCGGCCCCACCAAGAGCTGGCGCCTCATCTACTCACACGACCCTCGTGCAGGTCTGTCTGAGGAGGCTGCcaagcttgtccttggcGGTGAGGCGGCGGTATGGACAGAAACCATCGACAGCGTCAACCTTGACACTATCGTCTGGCCCCGCGCCGCTGTTATGGGCGAGGTTCTCTGGTCGGGCCGAACCGACGCCTCAGGCCAGAACAGGTCGCAGTATGACGCTGCACCTCGACTGGCTGAGCTGCGCGAGCGCATGGTGGCTCGTGGTGTGAGTGCGTCGCCAATCCAGATGCCGTTCTGCACCCAGGGCAATGCTACCGAGTGCGCACAGTTTGAAGGATAA